The segment TCAACAAGGCGGCGTTAATTCGATAATGAATTCATTTAAAGGGAAAGATGGGAGTCTTGATTTAAATAAGATGGTAAATACGGCAGGTCAGATGATGGGAGCCATGAATCAAGTCTCGGCTCTTGTGAAAGGGTTCGGGAGTATCTTTACTTAAATAGGGGTTAGTTAATCGTTCATCGTAAGATTTATAATAAAGAGCCGAGATCTGACAACTGGTCGGATCTCGGCTCATTTTTTCTGCAGGGAATTTCATTTAAATAAGCAAGTAGATGATCGCTATTCTTTCATTCCACCTTAAAGTGACTTATTTTATTTCTATGTTTCTCCCTTTTAGCTTAGGCAAGACTAATTTTAATACGCCATCTTTGTATGTGGCTTTAACATGTCGGTCATTAATTGGAGTAGATAGCGGTATGGTTCTAGATGTACGGTGATAAGCTTTTTGTTGTGATGATTTATTGATCAAATCGTCCTTCTCTTCCTTGAGTTCGTTCTGTTCTACGGATATGGTTACGTAATTTTGAAGAATATCAATTGTTAATTCATCCTTTTTCACTCCGGGTAATTTTGCTGTTACAATAATCTCTGTTTTCGTTTCTTCTGTGTCGACGGGAAATCCGCCAAATGGATACGGTGAAGAGAAGAATTCGTCTATACTTTGCAATAGCCCTTTTACTGGTCGATCATGAAAGAAACCATTCATTGATTTCATCATATCACCAAAGGGTTCACGGTTATTTTTCGAAGGGCGATTTGAATTTTGCTTTTCCATGTTTTTTCCTCCTTTGAAATGGAAATTCAATGTGATTTATTTTATGCTAGTGAAAGGATGATGTGCGATGTCAACAAAAAAACGTAAAGAAGGGGTTTGAAATAATGGAAAATTTTAAAATATCAGATGGTGGATTGGCTTACTATGATCGTGGTGAAGGCGAGGTAGTCCTTTTACTACATGGTTTTTGTGGAAGTAGCGCATACTGGGATGAACTTGTCCCACTTTTAGACAGCCATAGAGTCATCACAGTCGATTTAACTGGTCATGGGAAATCTCGATTTCAACAAGGTCTGCTGTCAATAGAAGCTATGGCGAATGATATTTACCAACTATCTCAAGAGCTAACGCTACCTCCATTTCATTTATTTGGCCATTCCCTTGGTGGATATATTACCCTTGCCTATGCAGAGATGTATGAAAAATCATTGAAAAGCTTTGGCTTAATCCATTCAACTGCTTTCCCTGATTCTGAAGATGCAAAGGAAAAGCGACTAGGAGATATACAAAATATTGAATTAAATGGAATGGTTCCCTTTACAAATAGCTTAGTTCAAAAATTATTTAGTAATGAAAGCAATCCTCATTTTAATGAATGGAAAAGAAAGGCCATTGAAATTGGATTAATGACTCATTCAGAAGCGGCTCAAGCAATGCTAATTGCTATGAGAGAACGGATAGATCGACGAATGACCATTGTTCATGCCAAAGTTCCTGTTTTACTAGTTGCTGGAGAAAAAGATAGGATTATTCCGGTTGATAAGGTCTATACATCGAATCATCCGCATGTAAAAAGAGTACTTCTAAAAGAGTCAGGTCATATGGGAATGGTAGAAGAAGCAGATCTTTTAGCATTTGAATTGAAGAAATTTATGATGAGAAGGGATTAAGAGAATAGAAATCTTAATCTACCTCTTTATTAGCGAACAAATATTCGCTACAATGTTGGTGAGGTGAAAATAATGTTTCAAAAGAAATCCTTGAAAGATGTGATGAGGGTACTTCAAGAAGAAGCCCCCTTTAAAGATCATATAGTGCATTGGGAGACGATCGAAGCTCAAGCTGCTAAAATGGTCGATCTACCAGAAAATTTACATCCTGTTATTAAAGAAGCCCTTTCAAAAAGAAAAGTTTACCAGCTATACACCCACCAATTGAGTGCGTATAAATGTGCCATGAGCGGGAATAGTTTTACAGCTGTGACTCCTACTGCCTCTGGAAAAACATTATGTTATAATTTACCAGTTTTACAAACCGCTCTAACAGATAAAAAGTCGAGAGCCCTCTATTTATTTCCTACAAAAGCTTTGGCACAAGACCAGAAAAGTGAGCTAAATGAATTCATTCAGCTTGTCGATATGCCAATTAATAGTTATACATATGATGGGGATACGCCAGCAAATATTCGTCAAAAAGTAAGAAAAGCAGGGCATATCGTTATGACCAATCCGGATATGCTTCATTCAGCGATACTTCCTCACCATACTAAGTGGATATCGCTGTTTGAAAATTTAAAGTACGTAGTCATCGATGAACTCCATACGTATAGAGGAGTATTTGGTAGCCATGTAGCAAACGTCATTCGAAGGTTAAAAAGGATATGTCGATATTATGGGAGTGAACCAGTTTTTATCTGTACTTCAGCAACAATCGCAAATCCTAAGGAACTAGCGGAAGAGCTGACAGATTCATCAATGACTTTAATTGATAATAATGGTGCTCCAAACGGAAAGAAGCATTTTGTGTTTTATAATCCACCAATTGTGAATAAGCCACTAAATATCCGCAGAAGTGCAACTCTAGAAGTGAGAAAAATTGCTGGAGAACTATTGAAGAATAAAATTCAAACGATAGTATTTGCTAGAAGTAGAGTAAGAGTAGAAATTATTTTAACGTATTTGCAAGAACTCGTAAAAAAAGAGTTGGGTTCAACCGCAATCAGTGGGTACAGAGGAGGGTATCTACCTACTCAGCGAAGGGAAATTGAGAGAGGATTAAGAAAAGGTGATATTTATGGTGTTGTTAGTACAAATGCATTAGAACTAGGTGTTGATATTGGGCAATTACAAGTTTGTATAATGACTGGATACCCTGGAACAATTGCAAGTGCCTGGCAACAAGCAGGTCGTGCAGGCAGGCGCCACGGGGAATCACTAGTCATCATGGTTGCGAGTTCTAACCCATTGGATCAATATATTATTGAGCATCCAGACTACTTCTTTCGCCATTCACCTGAGAATGCTAGAATTAATCCCGATAATTTAGTCATATTAATCGATCATATTAAGTGCGCGGCCTATGAGCTACCTTTCCAGCGAAATGATTTATTTGGAAAAGTAGAGGTTGAAGAGATTTTAGAATTTCTTCAGGAAGAAAGAGTTTTACATGAGAATGGGAACCGTTTTTATTGGATGGATGATGCTTTTCCTGCTCATAATATTAGTTTACGCTCAGCTTCTCAAGAGAACATTATTATTGTTGATATTACACAAGTGTCATCTGTACAGGTAATCGGTGAAATGGATCGATTTAGCGCCATGACCCTTTTACATGAAGAAGCTATTTATTTACATCAAGGCATCCAGTTTCAAGTAGAAAAATTAGATTGGGATGAAAAGAAAGCGTATGTAAGGGAGGTTGATGTCGATTACTTTACGGATGCAAACTTAGCCGTTTCTTTAGATGTTTTAGAGGTGGATCTTGAGCAGAAATATCAGAATGTAGCGTTAGGGTACGGAGATGTATCAGTCAGGGCATTACCAACGATATTTAAAAAAATCAAATTTAACACTCACGAAAATATAGGATCTGGTCCCATTTATTTGCCTGAGGAAGAACTTCATACATCCTCAACATGGTTTTCTTATTCAGATTCAATAAATTCATTTTCAGAAAAGCAGTTAGAAGAGGGGTTAATAGCCATTAGTCATGCCCTTCATGCGATTGTCCCACTTTTTGTTATGTGCGACCCAAAGGATATTTCTATTGTGCCACAAGTGAAAGCCTCCCATAATGAAAAACCGACCGTCTTTATTTATGATCGATATCCTGGCGGAGTAGGGTTGAGCAAAAAAGTATTTGAGAATATACGTTCTATTATTCTGCAAACAAAAAATACGATTTCTACTTGTTCCTGTCAAAATGGATGTCCTACATGCATTGGAACGGAGACAACTATAAATACAGCAAAAAATTCAGCTGTGGAATTACTTTCAATGGTATTAGCAGATTTTGAGTAAGGAGCACGTATCGTGAGTCTAAAAAATAAATTAAATAGAATGAAACCCCACATTCAGAAGAAGGACGGGGGAAAATATAAGGAGAAAGTAATAGGGGAGACAAAAGAAAGATTAGCCATTCCTTATTGGGATGATTGGAAAAAGGAAAATGCACAATTATACAAAATAGATCAACAATTTTGCATTGTAAAAGAAAGTACTTACCCAATATCATATCGCCATGGCCGACATGCATTTCAAGAATTAAAGGAAGTCATAGAAGCGTGGCAGAGCTTTAATGGTCATCACCCCTTAAGTGCAAGAGGCCTTGACTCCGATGACCTTTTCTTTTTTGACACCGAAACAACGGGGCTCGGGGGTGGAGTAGGCAATGTTATCTTTTTGTTAGGCTATGCTCAAGTACAAGGAGATAACATTATCGTTCGTCAACATGTCTTGCCTTCACCAGGAAATGAAATAGCACTGTATCATAGTTTTTTAGAAAATATTGATTACACTACGCTTGTCACTTATAACGGTAAAGCCTTCGATTGGCCACAAGTAAAAACACGGCATACATTAGTGAGAGACCATGTGCCTAAGTTACCATCTTTTGGACATTTTGATCTTTACCATGCATCACGTAGGATGTGGAAGCATAAAATCGAGTCAGTTAAGTTGCAAAATGTTGAAAGAGAAGTATTAGATTTTTATCGCAAAGAGGATGTACCTGGTTACCTTGCTCCGATGATTTATTATGATTTTGTAGAACATAAGAATCCTCAAGGGATGATCAAAGTATTAAAGCATAATGAAGAAGATATCTTGTCATTAATTAGTTTATATATAACTCTCTCGAAACAAATTCTTCAATTAGATCATGGTCAAACTGACTATGAAAAACTACAAGTTGGGGAATGGTTTCATTATTTAGGTGAAAAAAATGAAGCGTTTAGCACATTTCAAGAGTTAAAAGGGAAGAAAAGTGAAATTTCATTGCCGGCTATTCACCGATTAGCGTATCACTTAAAAAGGTCAGGAGAATACGACAAAGCGAAAGCTTATTGGGAAAAAGTTAGCAAAGAGGGTTCAGGGAAATTACATTATGAAGCATTGTTAGAATTAGCTAAACTTTATGAACATCAATATAAGGATCTTCATGCAGCTATTCGATGCTGTCGGGAAATGCAACACTCCCCACTTAGAAAGGAAGAACAATTGGAAAAACGTTTAGCTAGATTGAAACGTAAATACGAGAAAAAATTTCCTGGGTAAGAGCAATTTTCGACGATTTTAGTTTAATTTTTTCAAAAAATGCAGAAAGTATGAAGAATGATGGAAATCATAGAAATACTTCGACATTTATATTGAGGTTAGGCGGAGAACGAGTTACAATAATAATTGAATTTTCATTGTAAAGGTTGAGGAAAAGATGAAAGCATATCGAACCATTTTTGTTTTGTATTTTGTCGTCGTTTGTGTTATTGCTTATGTGTTAAACTCGATGAAAGATAGTTTTCCGTCTGTTTTATAAAAATAGGTCATTGTACTAGTACATGTTCTCCATTTTTTTCATAGGTTGTTAATGTAAAGTGAAAAAAATGAAAGGAGACGGTACTATGTTTGGAAGACGAAGACCTGTGCAAGTATTACCTGCAGTGGTACACCCTACAAAATATAATGTAATTAATACCCACTGCACTTATGAAGTTCCACACATTCATCCGACCCATACTACTATTTGCAACCATGAATTATTTCAACATAAACACTATTGTCCTCACACTCAATCTGTTGCAAATGAAGTATCTAATCAACACTTTAATTGCTGCGGACCAGGTGGGCCAGGTGGACCAGGTGGACCAGCACCGATGCCTCCTAACGGAATGGGATAAAAATTATATGGTGAAAGGGCAATTCGTTGCCCTTTTCTTTTTATTTTGGGGTAATTAACTAAAAGGAGCAATGAATTTGACAAAGGTTGTCACCATAACGGGTTATAAAACGTATGAATTAGGAATATTTAATTCGAATGATCCAGCGATAGGGTACATAAAGCTAGCGATAAAGAAAGAGTTGTTAGCTCTAGTAGATGAGGGGTTAGAATGGGTATTAATTTCAGGTCAGTTAGGTGTTGAGCTCTGGGCAGGGGAAGTGGTTTTGGAGCTTCAAGAAGAACACCCACACTTACAGCTTGCTGTTTTAACGCCTTTTTTCCATCAAGAGGAAAGATGGAAAGATCACGAAAAAGAGCGGTATGAATGGGTTACCATTCATGCAGATTTTTTTGAATCCATTTCAAAAAAAGCGTACGAAAGCCCTCAACAATTTCGACAAAAGGACATTCTCTTTCTTCAAAAAAGCGATGCAACAATTATAGTATATGACGAGGAAAAAGAAGGGTCTCCCAAATATTTTTTGAACTTGGCAAAAGTTTATAAAGAAAAAAATCCATATGAAATTAGGCAGATTAGCTTTTACGATTTACAAATGGTTGTTGAAGAAGAGCAGTTCAAACATGAGTAGTGTTTCCCGAAGAAATGGCTTGATCTACGTCACACAAAGGATTTTTTTCATTTTCTTTGATATAAGTATACACTTCAAATTCATCATGTGGTCGCGCTCTTCTAGTCGTATATGTGCACAAATAAGTGTACTCCTTATGTTGGGTTATTCATAATACAATTGACAAATGAAGCTACATTTGAAAGAATAAAGAATCATGAAGGTACATGTTGAGGTGATACAAAATGTTAGCAGATCGAATAAAATTAACTAACAAAGATATACTCGAAAAGGATTTTAAATCTGGAATGAGAGGATATAAACAGGAAGATGTTGATAAATTTTTAGATGTGATTATCAAAGATTATGAATCCTTTCATCAGATAATTGAAGAGCTACAACAAGAAAATTTACGTTTAAAAAAACAACAATCAGAAATTAATAACCGAAGATCAGCTCAACCTACACAACAAACAGGAACGACAAATTTTGATATTTTACAACGCTTGTCAAATTTAGAAAAGCATGTGTTTGGTAGTAAGCTATACGAATAATAGCACCCATTTTTTTCAAGTTGATTTATGTTAAATTTTCACGTATAATCAATTCTTGCATAATGAAAACATAACGTTCGGGTAATCGCTGCAACGTTAGTTGTAGAGGAAAGTCCATGCTCACACGATGCTGAGATGCGCGTAGTGTTCGTGCCTAGCCAATTCATAAGCTAGGGCAACTTGGAGTAATCTAGGTTGACGGCAGGGAAAACACCTAAGTTCCTTGGAATATGGTGTGAATACCTTGAAAGTGCCACAGTGACGAAGTCTCTATAGAAATGTAGAGAGTGGAACGAGGTAAACCCCACGAGTGAGAAACCCAAATAATGGTAGGGGCATCTTCCTGAAGGAAATGAACAGAAGGAAGGACAAGATGAAATACTCTTGTAGATAGATGATTGCCACCTGAGTACGAGACGCCAGTCGTTAGGAGTACGAAGGAACAAAACATGGCTTACAGAACGTTATGTCTGGTTACATGAAAAAGCAAGCTCTCCTTTCCAAGATAGGAGAGCTTTATTTACATTAAAATACATTTCCATATTTTGAATAGAGCAAGTGAATAAGGGTTCGGGATGACAAGAAAAGTGATTTTCACGTAGCTGTAAAGTCCATTCCCTTATATATCAATGCTTCCTTTCTTGCACTTCCTATACTTCTTATGGGAAAATGAGAAAGACAATTGAACTTATATAGTAAGGGTGGAATTATGTCAAAATATACGATAATTGCAACGGCAGCAATGGGACTTGAGTCTCTTGTTGCGAATGAAGTGAAAAACCTCGGTTATGACTGTAAAGTTGAGAACGGAAAGGTAATATACGAAGGGGATGAGCGTGCCATCGCCCGATCGAATATGTGGCTTAGAACAGCAGATCGAGTCAAAATTCTAGTCGGAGAATTTAAGGCATATAGTTTTGATGAACTTTTTGAAAAAACAAAATCATTACCATGGGAAAGATATCTGTCTGTAGATGCTGAATTTCCTGTTCAAGGAAAATCGGTTAAATCGAAATTGTATAGTGTTCCAGATTGCCAAGCGATCGTTAAAAAAGCCATTGTAGAGAAAATAAAAAAGGCTTATAAACAAACAAGCTGGTTAACTGAAGATGGTCCGTTAGTTAAGATTGAAATTGCTATCCATAAAGACAAAGCATCCCTTTTAATTGATACAAGTGGGGCAGGCTTACATAAAAGAGGCTATCGTGCTTCCCAAGGTGAGGCTCCCTTAAAAGAGACATTGGCAGCTGCTCTTGTACAACTTAGTCGTTGGACACCTAATCGTCCATTTGTTGACCCCTTCTGTGGATCTGGGACGATTCCGATTGAAGCCGCACTGATCGGTCAAAATATTGCCCCTGGCTTTAATCGTGAATTCCTTTCAGAAGATTGGAGCTGGATGAGGAAAGAGGTATGGGACGAGGTACGAACAGAAGTGGAAGATTTGGCTAATTATGATCGAGAGTTAGATATTGTTGGATCAGACTTAGATCATCGAATGATTGAGATTTCGAAGCAAAATGCTTTTGAGGCTGGCTTAGGCGATGTCATTTCCTTTAAACAAATGCAAGTGAAAGATATTTCTACTAAAAAGGAATATGGAATTATTATTGGGAATCCACCGTATGGTGAACGCTTAGGAGATCGAAAGGAAGTTGAAAATATGTATAGGGACATGGGAGAAGCCTTTAATAGGTTGAGCACCTGGTCCGTCTATATTATGACTTCTTACGAAGATTTCGAAAAACAGTATGGTAAAGTCGCAACGAAAAAAAGAAAGCTGTTTAATGGGTTTATCAAAACGGACTTCTATCAATATTGGGGACCAAAACCACCAAAAATCAATTAACATGATAAAAAGGTAAACGCAAGCGATATTCGCTTGCGTTTTAGATTGAATGAGAGGACGAATTTTATGACAAAAAGCTTGCCTTTTTCTTTAACAAAAGAGCAATCATTTTATGAAGCATTAGGAGACTGGATCGGAGATGTGTTTTATGATTTGCTACCAGAGCAAGGATTTGAAATACGTGATGAACAAATTTTTATGGCTTTTCAGCTCGAGAAGGCTTTCCAACAAAAAGAAGTAATTTTTGCGGAAGCGGGAGTTGGAACGGGGAAAACACTAGCCTATTTATTATACAGCATTTGCTATGCTCGTTATACAGGGAAACCGGGTATTATAGCATGTGCAGATGAAACACTTATTGAACAGTTAGTGAAAAAAGAAGGGGATATTAAAAAGCTTGAGAGAGCACTAGGCTTGTCTTTTGATGTTCGCTTGGCAAAATCTCCGGACCAGTATTTATGCACCAAAAAGCTGCAATCAAACAACACAAAATATCCAGAGTTTAAGGAGATAAAAAAAGAGCTTCCGGAATTTGTTATGGAACCTAAGTCGATGACGAAATATTTTCCTTATGGTGATCGTAAAGATTATCAACATTTAGATGATGACAAATGGTCTTTAATTAATTGGGATTCAACTCAAGATTGTTTGTCATGTGATATCCGCCATCGCTGTGGCTTAAATCTTCAACGAGAATATTATCGAAGTGCTCAAGATTTAATAATATGTTCGCATGACTTCTATATGGAGCATATATGGACAAAGGAATCTCGGAAAAGAAAAGGCCAATTACCGTTACTTCCAGAATCTAGTTCTGTCGTTTTTGATGAAGGTCATTTGTTAGAGTATGCTTCACAAAAAGCACTAACCTACAAAATGACAGATAATACGATAGAAGAGGTACTCGATAATTTATCAAGTAATGATATCCGTGAAACTACCCATCATATTATTGATGAAGTACTGATATTGAATGAAAAATTATTTTCATCCCTGCGAGAGAGCAGTACATCACAAACAGATGAAGAGAGACGTCACGTTGAAAAAAATGAGCAAATTCTTTCCTTCGCCCGTCAACTTAAAGGACAAATTGAACAATTGGCAGATGAGCTTGTTTTTGAAGGTGAATTATTTGTAATTCCAGAATATAGTCTTCGTGTTGTAGAAGAATATTTGGAGCAAATGCTTTACTCCCTTTCGCTATTCGTTTCAGAAGAGGGTGGAATCACTTGGATAGAAGAGAATGAACGACAAACTACACTTGTGATGATGCCAAGATTAGTTCAAGAAGTATTGAGAGATGAAGTATTTTCGCAAAAGAAACCGTATGTCTTTTCTTCGGCTACTTTATCCAATAACAAAGATTTTCACTATATTGCTCAAAGCTTAGGTATTGATCACTATTTGTCCTTTTCTGTTGCCTCTCCGTTTGATTATAGTGATAAAATGAACGTACAATTAAATATTCTTGGGCATCATAAGGATGAATCCTATCCATTTTTATTCAATCAAATGATAAAGTCAAATGGAAAAGCACTAATATTGTTTGCTAATAAACATGCTTTGAAAAAATTTAAAGAGTATGTAGAAACTCAGCCAAGCGTACCATTTCCAATTTATTATGAGAGTGAAGAAGAAATCTCTACCTTAGTTTCACATTTTCAAAATGATAAGAATAGTGTCCTTTGTGCCTATCATTTATGGGAAGGGCTTGATGTTCCAGGTGAATCACTTAGCACAGTGTTAATCCACTCCCTTCCATTTCCACCGTTTGATCCAGTTTTTGATGCGAAACGCCAAGGAGCAACGGATGCATTAAAGGAAGTTGACTTACCATATATGTTATTACGTTTACGTCAAGGTGTTGGACGCTTAATACGTAGCTCCAATGATAGAGGGGACATTCACGTATTATTAACGAATGAGGATAGCGAATGGCTATCAATGATCTCATCTATTTTACCAGTTACACCAATTGTGAATGAAGTTAGGTAATCATTGTTTATTTTTACTATGTTCATGCACTAGAGGAACTTTCGATTCAGGAAGTTTCTTTAGTAGCTAATTTCGAACAATTTTATAGGTGGAAAAAAAGAAAATTGATTCTCACTTTCTTTTAGAAACGAATTAAAACCATTAATTCTCTATTAAACTTGTATTAAAAATAAAGTGCAGCATTGGCAAACTGTATCACATTGCTCTGAATATGATAAAATGAGGGAGTAAAGGAATGAGGAGGGATTTGAATTGAAAGTAGAAGAAATCGTGAAAGAGTTTTTAGAGTATGTGTCAAAGATGACAGCATACAATGAAGCATTAGGATTGATTTTTTGGGACATGCGTACTGGTGCACCAAAAAAAGGGATTGAACAACGTTCGCAAGTTATTGGAATGTTATCATCAGACGTATTTGAAATGTCTACTTCAGATAAAATGGCTGCCTACATAAGAGAATTGTCTGCACATAAACAAGCATTATCTCATCAGGTTGTGAAAATACTAGAAGAGTGCAACAAGAGCTATGAAAGAAATAAGAAAATTCCTGCTGAAGAATATAGAGAGTATGTGGTCTTACAATCTCAGGCAGAAACCATTTGGGAAGAAGCGAAAGCTGAATCGAATTTTGCAAAATTTAGCCCATATTTAGAGAAATTAGTTGATTACAATAAACGCTTCATTGAGTATTGGGGATATGAAGAGAATAAATATGATACTTTATTAGATGCCTATGAGCCTGGAGTAACAGTAAAAGTATTAGATGAAGTATTTGGACAGTTGCGAAAAGAAATCGTCCCACTTGTTCATCAAATAAACAATGTAAATCAACCAGAGACAGACTTTCTATACAAGGATTTTCCGAAAGAGCAGCAAAAAGCTTTTAGTTTAAAAGTACTAGAGCAAATGGGTTATGATTTTGGAGCAGGTAGGTTAGATGAAACAGTTCATCCGTTTGCTATTGGATTAAACCCTGGTGATGTTCGAGTGACGACTAAATATGATGAACATGATTGGAGAACAGCCGTTTTCGGTACAATTCATGAAGGTGGTCATGCATTGTACGAACAGAACATATCAAAAGACTTGATTGGTACACCGTTATGTACGGGTACGTCAATGGGAATCCATGAATCGCAATCGTTATTTTATGAAAATTTCGTTGGGAGAAACTTTCATTTTTGGAAGAAAAATTACGACCTACTAAAACAGCATTCTGAAGGACAGTTTGATCATGTATCACTTGAGGATTTTTACCGAGCAATTAATGAATCTAAGCCTTCTTTAATTCGAATCGAAGCGGATGAGTTAACCTATCCTCTTCATATCATCATTCGTTATGAAATTGAAAAAGGGTTGTTTAATGATGAGATCCAGGTGAAAGATTTACCAAAGATTTGGAATGAAAAATATGAAGAGTATTTAGGGGTTTCACCAGCTAACGATGGGGAAGGTGTACTTCAAGATGTCCATTGGGCTGGCGGAAGCTTTGGTTATTTCCCTTCTTATGCACTAGGGTACATGTATGCAGCACAATTAAAAACAAGCATG is part of the Bacillus spongiae genome and harbors:
- a CDS encoding Hsp20/alpha crystallin family protein, whose protein sequence is MEKQNSNRPSKNNREPFGDMMKSMNGFFHDRPVKGLLQSIDEFFSSPYPFGGFPVDTEETKTEIIVTAKLPGVKKDELTIDILQNYVTISVEQNELKEEKDDLINKSSQQKAYHRTSRTIPLSTPINDRHVKATYKDGVLKLVLPKLKGRNIEIK
- a CDS encoding alpha/beta hydrolase — translated: MENFKISDGGLAYYDRGEGEVVLLLHGFCGSSAYWDELVPLLDSHRVITVDLTGHGKSRFQQGLLSIEAMANDIYQLSQELTLPPFHLFGHSLGGYITLAYAEMYEKSLKSFGLIHSTAFPDSEDAKEKRLGDIQNIELNGMVPFTNSLVQKLFSNESNPHFNEWKRKAIEIGLMTHSEAAQAMLIAMRERIDRRMTIVHAKVPVLLVAGEKDRIIPVDKVYTSNHPHVKRVLLKESGHMGMVEEADLLAFELKKFMMRRD
- a CDS encoding DEAD/DEAH box helicase, with amino-acid sequence MFQKKSLKDVMRVLQEEAPFKDHIVHWETIEAQAAKMVDLPENLHPVIKEALSKRKVYQLYTHQLSAYKCAMSGNSFTAVTPTASGKTLCYNLPVLQTALTDKKSRALYLFPTKALAQDQKSELNEFIQLVDMPINSYTYDGDTPANIRQKVRKAGHIVMTNPDMLHSAILPHHTKWISLFENLKYVVIDELHTYRGVFGSHVANVIRRLKRICRYYGSEPVFICTSATIANPKELAEELTDSSMTLIDNNGAPNGKKHFVFYNPPIVNKPLNIRRSATLEVRKIAGELLKNKIQTIVFARSRVRVEIILTYLQELVKKELGSTAISGYRGGYLPTQRREIERGLRKGDIYGVVSTNALELGVDIGQLQVCIMTGYPGTIASAWQQAGRAGRRHGESLVIMVASSNPLDQYIIEHPDYFFRHSPENARINPDNLVILIDHIKCAAYELPFQRNDLFGKVEVEEILEFLQEERVLHENGNRFYWMDDAFPAHNISLRSASQENIIIVDITQVSSVQVIGEMDRFSAMTLLHEEAIYLHQGIQFQVEKLDWDEKKAYVREVDVDYFTDANLAVSLDVLEVDLEQKYQNVALGYGDVSVRALPTIFKKIKFNTHENIGSGPIYLPEEELHTSSTWFSYSDSINSFSEKQLEEGLIAISHALHAIVPLFVMCDPKDISIVPQVKASHNEKPTVFIYDRYPGGVGLSKKVFENIRSIILQTKNTISTCSCQNGCPTCIGTETTINTAKNSAVELLSMVLADFE
- a CDS encoding ribonuclease H-like domain-containing protein, coding for MVSLKNKLNRMKPHIQKKDGGKYKEKVIGETKERLAIPYWDDWKKENAQLYKIDQQFCIVKESTYPISYRHGRHAFQELKEVIEAWQSFNGHHPLSARGLDSDDLFFFDTETTGLGGGVGNVIFLLGYAQVQGDNIIVRQHVLPSPGNEIALYHSFLENIDYTTLVTYNGKAFDWPQVKTRHTLVRDHVPKLPSFGHFDLYHASRRMWKHKIESVKLQNVEREVLDFYRKEDVPGYLAPMIYYDFVEHKNPQGMIKVLKHNEEDILSLISLYITLSKQILQLDHGQTDYEKLQVGEWFHYLGEKNEAFSTFQELKGKKSEISLPAIHRLAYHLKRSGEYDKAKAYWEKVSKEGSGKLHYEALLELAKLYEHQYKDLHAAIRCCREMQHSPLRKEEQLEKRLARLKRKYEKKFPG
- a CDS encoding CotD family spore coat protein, with the translated sequence MFGRRRPVQVLPAVVHPTKYNVINTHCTYEVPHIHPTHTTICNHELFQHKHYCPHTQSVANEVSNQHFNCCGPGGPGGPGGPAPMPPNGMG
- a CDS encoding DUF1273 domain-containing protein, yielding MTKVVTITGYKTYELGIFNSNDPAIGYIKLAIKKELLALVDEGLEWVLISGQLGVELWAGEVVLELQEEHPHLQLAVLTPFFHQEERWKDHEKERYEWVTIHADFFESISKKAYESPQQFRQKDILFLQKSDATIIVYDEEKEGSPKYFLNLAKVYKEKNPYEIRQISFYDLQMVVEEEQFKHE
- the gpsB gene encoding cell division regulator GpsB, encoding MLADRIKLTNKDILEKDFKSGMRGYKQEDVDKFLDVIIKDYESFHQIIEELQQENLRLKKQQSEINNRRSAQPTQQTGTTNFDILQRLSNLEKHVFGSKLYE
- a CDS encoding class I SAM-dependent RNA methyltransferase, coding for MSKYTIIATAAMGLESLVANEVKNLGYDCKVENGKVIYEGDERAIARSNMWLRTADRVKILVGEFKAYSFDELFEKTKSLPWERYLSVDAEFPVQGKSVKSKLYSVPDCQAIVKKAIVEKIKKAYKQTSWLTEDGPLVKIEIAIHKDKASLLIDTSGAGLHKRGYRASQGEAPLKETLAAALVQLSRWTPNRPFVDPFCGSGTIPIEAALIGQNIAPGFNREFLSEDWSWMRKEVWDEVRTEVEDLANYDRELDIVGSDLDHRMIEISKQNAFEAGLGDVISFKQMQVKDISTKKEYGIIIGNPPYGERLGDRKEVENMYRDMGEAFNRLSTWSVYIMTSYEDFEKQYGKVATKKRKLFNGFIKTDFYQYWGPKPPKIN
- a CDS encoding ATP-dependent DNA helicase; amino-acid sequence: MTKSLPFSLTKEQSFYEALGDWIGDVFYDLLPEQGFEIRDEQIFMAFQLEKAFQQKEVIFAEAGVGTGKTLAYLLYSICYARYTGKPGIIACADETLIEQLVKKEGDIKKLERALGLSFDVRLAKSPDQYLCTKKLQSNNTKYPEFKEIKKELPEFVMEPKSMTKYFPYGDRKDYQHLDDDKWSLINWDSTQDCLSCDIRHRCGLNLQREYYRSAQDLIICSHDFYMEHIWTKESRKRKGQLPLLPESSSVVFDEGHLLEYASQKALTYKMTDNTIEEVLDNLSSNDIRETTHHIIDEVLILNEKLFSSLRESSTSQTDEERRHVEKNEQILSFARQLKGQIEQLADELVFEGELFVIPEYSLRVVEEYLEQMLYSLSLFVSEEGGITWIEENERQTTLVMMPRLVQEVLRDEVFSQKKPYVFSSATLSNNKDFHYIAQSLGIDHYLSFSVASPFDYSDKMNVQLNILGHHKDESYPFLFNQMIKSNGKALILFANKHALKKFKEYVETQPSVPFPIYYESEEEISTLVSHFQNDKNSVLCAYHLWEGLDVPGESLSTVLIHSLPFPPFDPVFDAKRQGATDALKEVDLPYMLLRLRQGVGRLIRSSNDRGDIHVLLTNEDSEWLSMISSILPVTPIVNEVR